A genomic window from Tolypothrix sp. PCC 7910 includes:
- a CDS encoding NAD(P)-dependent oxidoreductase has translation MQIQTVGILSPGDMGQAIAAVLNQNGLKTIAALEERSDRTRQLAAAANVQDVGSLKQLVIESDIVLSVLVPAAATEAAAQIAEIIGNVGKNILYVDANAISPQKVKNIAQLIESKGGQFIDASIIGPPPRVPNRTRIYASGKQAVELQQLRDYGLDIRVIGDEIGNASGLKMCYAALTKGLTAIGTELLIAAHRLGLDQELWDEVATSQAELAKILTRSLPSMTPKAHRWIGEMEEIAETFEALELTELIFQGAADVYRLVKDTSLGKETPEENNRDRAIADIITTLSQEALGVNSPESKVKSQG, from the coding sequence ATGCAAATTCAAACTGTTGGTATTTTAAGTCCAGGTGACATGGGGCAGGCCATAGCAGCTGTACTCAATCAAAATGGATTGAAGACAATTGCTGCTTTGGAAGAAAGAAGCGATCGCACTCGTCAATTAGCCGCCGCAGCTAATGTTCAAGATGTTGGTTCGCTCAAACAACTGGTAATTGAATCCGATATAGTGCTATCAGTTTTAGTTCCCGCAGCCGCCACGGAAGCCGCAGCACAAATAGCTGAGATAATTGGCAACGTTGGTAAAAATATTTTATATGTTGATGCCAACGCTATATCACCGCAGAAAGTAAAAAATATTGCCCAACTCATTGAATCAAAGGGCGGACAATTTATCGATGCATCAATCATTGGCCCGCCTCCACGAGTTCCCAATCGCACCCGCATCTATGCATCAGGAAAACAGGCTGTTGAACTGCAACAACTGCGGGATTATGGATTAGATATTAGAGTGATTGGCGATGAAATTGGCAATGCTTCCGGCTTAAAGATGTGCTATGCAGCCCTAACAAAAGGATTGACAGCAATAGGCACAGAATTACTCATTGCAGCCCATCGCCTTGGCTTAGATCAAGAACTTTGGGATGAAGTAGCAACTAGCCAAGCAGAACTAGCCAAAATACTTACCCGTTCCTTACCATCCATGACACCAAAAGCACATCGGTGGATTGGAGAAATGGAAGAGATAGCAGAAACCTTTGAAGCGTTAGAATTGACAGAGTTAATTTTCCAAGGTGCAGCTGATGTTTACCGTTTGGTGAAAGATACCTCTTTGGGGAAAGAAACACCAGAAGAAAATAACCGCGATCGCGCGATCGCAGATATTATTACCACTCTTTCCCAAGAAGCTTTAGGAGTCAACAGTCCAGAGTCAAAGGTCAAAAGTCAAGGGTAA
- a CDS encoding PAS domain-containing protein — protein sequence MTPDQFLTFAQVLPEPMLLVTIAGEILAVNQAAAKLFGKTSKALVGQFLSEFFTDSPEKVINYLRVCAQSRQLILGAFTIHQAEGEGIACRSQGAVIQPRSPENPAINLLRLEKRTSNEFVVLNQKIHALSKEIQQRQRIQVELAESNETLRHTLIKLQNALEAVQREKMSGLGQLVAGIAHEINNPISFIHGNLIHAGEYCDDLLKLIHLYQQEYPHPSQEIQDEIATLDLEFLQLVKEQV from the coding sequence ATGACACCCGATCAATTTTTAACCTTTGCCCAAGTTTTGCCAGAACCTATGCTGCTTGTAACTATTGCAGGTGAAATTTTAGCAGTAAATCAAGCTGCTGCCAAACTGTTTGGCAAGACCAGTAAAGCATTAGTTGGTCAGTTTTTGAGTGAGTTTTTCACTGACTCTCCAGAGAAAGTGATTAACTATCTTCGAGTTTGCGCTCAAAGTCGTCAATTGATTTTGGGGGCTTTCACCATCCATCAAGCTGAGGGGGAAGGGATTGCTTGTCGTAGTCAAGGTGCTGTCATTCAACCGCGATCGCCAGAAAACCCAGCTATCAATTTACTGCGGTTAGAAAAGCGCACCAGTAATGAATTTGTTGTGCTTAACCAAAAAATTCACGCACTGAGTAAAGAAATTCAACAGCGCCAACGCATTCAGGTAGAACTAGCAGAATCGAATGAAACCTTAAGGCACACTTTAATTAAACTGCAAAATGCCCTTGAAGCTGTCCAAAGGGAAAAAATGTCTGGATTAGGACAGTTAGTTGCAGGCATTGCCCATGAAATTAATAATCCGATTAGCTTTATTCATGGTAATCTGATCCACGCTGGTGAATACTGCGATGATTTATTGAAACTAATTCACCTTTATCAGCAAGAATATCCTCATCCTAGCCAAGAAATTCAGGACGAAATTGCAACTCTAGATCTGGAATTTCTCCAATTGGTAAAGGAACAGGTTTAG
- a CDS encoding SDR family oxidoreductase has protein sequence MSLELKLAGKTAIVTGGSAGIGLAIAKALYSEGVNVVIAARNPERLENAVSAIQSLPTPGAKVISISADLTQAESVDQVVSTTLAQFGQIDILVNNAGSARAGSFLDLSDDVFLDAWNLKLLGYIRLVKAVVPHQKSRGDGRIVNIIGGAGRTPRPSFLPGGTTNAALLNFTKGISKELAEYNIRINAISPGATATERAERLAEQNAQARGITVEQAKAETLQTIPLKRIAQPEEIASLTLFLVSDLAASITGAEIIVDGGSTPGV, from the coding sequence ATGAGCTTAGAACTCAAGCTAGCAGGTAAAACAGCAATTGTTACAGGTGGTAGTGCGGGTATTGGATTAGCGATCGCCAAAGCCCTTTATAGTGAAGGTGTGAATGTGGTCATTGCAGCTCGTAACCCCGAACGATTAGAGAATGCTGTGAGTGCAATCCAGTCTCTACCTACACCAGGGGCGAAAGTCATCTCTATCAGTGCAGATTTGACTCAGGCGGAAAGCGTCGATCAAGTTGTCTCCACCACACTGGCACAGTTTGGTCAGATAGATATCTTAGTCAATAATGCTGGGTCAGCCCGTGCTGGGTCATTCCTCGACCTCAGCGATGATGTATTTCTAGATGCTTGGAATTTAAAATTGTTGGGCTACATTCGCTTAGTTAAAGCAGTTGTTCCCCATCAAAAGAGCCGAGGAGATGGACGAATCGTCAATATTATAGGCGGTGCTGGACGCACACCTCGCCCTAGTTTCCTTCCTGGTGGAACAACCAACGCCGCCTTACTCAACTTCACAAAGGGAATTTCTAAAGAATTAGCCGAGTACAACATTCGGATTAATGCCATTTCGCCTGGTGCTACTGCTACCGAACGCGCTGAACGCTTGGCAGAACAAAACGCCCAAGCGCGAGGAATTACAGTTGAGCAAGCAAAAGCCGAAACTCTACAAACTATTCCCCTCAAGAGAATCGCCCAACCAGAAGAAATTGCCTCATTAACACTATTTTTAGTCTCAGACCTCGCTGCTTCAATTACAGGTGCAGAGATTATTGTTGATGGTGGAAGTACACCAGGGGTGTAA
- a CDS encoding LLM class flavin-dependent oxidoreductase, producing MSKKRQFRLGAFIQATGHHISAWRHPDAQIDAGLNFEHYKEITQTAQRGLFDAVFLADSPGVWGNGGENQCRNGKIAHFEPVTLFSALSSVTQNIGFIATASTTYEEPYTLARKFASLDYLSKGRAGWNVVTTGNDNAAANFGLEHHPDHSLRYERAEEFVEVVKGLWDSWDDDAFIRDRESGIYFDPEKLHILNHKGKHFSVKGPLNVGRPPQGYPVIVQAGASEAGRDLAARTAEVIFTANQTLADAQEFYADIKGRLAKYGRSPDDLKIMPGAFPIIGRTEEEAQEKYEFLQSLIHPDVAWGILKTYYKGVDLSKYSLDDLAPELPSDTNTNKSRLKLVKDLATRGSLTLRQLYRSLATARGHRTILGTPETIADQLEEWFNNGAADGFNIMPPILPTGLDDFVNLVVPILQKRGLFRTEYEGSTLRENLGLRRPGNRLAVQQANEKLVSA from the coding sequence ATGAGCAAAAAACGTCAGTTTCGGTTAGGTGCATTTATTCAAGCCACTGGACATCATATCTCTGCATGGCGACACCCTGACGCGCAAATAGATGCAGGGTTGAATTTCGAGCATTACAAAGAAATTACCCAAACAGCCCAACGAGGGTTATTTGATGCTGTCTTTCTCGCAGATAGCCCAGGAGTTTGGGGTAATGGTGGCGAAAATCAGTGTCGTAATGGTAAAATTGCCCATTTCGAGCCTGTGACTCTCTTCTCTGCTTTATCTTCAGTCACTCAAAACATCGGTTTCATCGCTACCGCCTCAACTACATACGAAGAACCCTACACCCTCGCACGGAAGTTTGCTTCTCTAGATTACTTGAGTAAAGGACGCGCCGGTTGGAATGTAGTTACCACAGGTAATGATAACGCCGCCGCTAATTTTGGACTTGAACATCACCCAGATCACAGCCTGCGTTATGAACGGGCGGAAGAGTTTGTCGAAGTGGTCAAAGGACTGTGGGATAGTTGGGATGATGATGCCTTTATTCGCGACAGAGAATCAGGTATTTATTTCGATCCAGAGAAGCTACACATACTCAACCATAAAGGCAAACATTTCTCCGTCAAAGGCCCCTTAAACGTCGGGCGTCCACCTCAAGGTTACCCTGTAATTGTTCAAGCTGGAGCCTCGGAAGCTGGGCGAGATTTAGCTGCGCGTACTGCTGAGGTTATTTTCACTGCTAATCAAACCCTCGCCGATGCTCAGGAATTTTATGCCGATATCAAGGGTAGATTGGCAAAATATGGACGTTCCCCGGATGATTTAAAAATTATGCCTGGTGCTTTCCCAATTATTGGGCGTACAGAAGAAGAAGCACAAGAAAAATACGAGTTTCTACAATCATTAATTCATCCCGATGTCGCTTGGGGTATTTTAAAAACCTATTACAAGGGTGTGGATCTATCGAAATATTCTCTAGACGATCTAGCTCCCGAACTACCCAGCGACACCAATACTAATAAGAGCCGTCTGAAATTAGTTAAAGATTTAGCTACTCGCGGTAGTTTAACGCTGCGTCAATTGTACCGCTCTCTCGCTACTGCAAGAGGCCATCGTACTATACTGGGTACTCCCGAAACCATTGCCGATCAACTAGAAGAATGGTTTAACAACGGTGCAGCAGATGGTTTTAATATCATGCCTCCAATTCTACCTACAGGATTAGATGACTTTGTAAATTTAGTTGTCCCCATCCTGCAAAAACGCGGACTATTCCGCACTGAATACGAGGGTAGTACCTTGCGCGAGAACCTTGGCTTACGTCGTCCTGGTAATCGTTTGGCTGTGCAACAAGCAAATGAAAAATTAGTATCAGCATAA
- a CDS encoding LLM class flavin-dependent oxidoreductase, with amino-acid sequence MTTKKKQLRLGAFLHPTGHHIAAWRHPAAQANPLNFKHYKRLAQTAERGKFDMIFLADGVAVRDHSSDVEGWSRNGKLVHFEPLTLLSALSAVTDNIGLVATASTTYNEPFHIARKFASLDYLSGGRAGWNVVTSGTEAEAKNFNREKHLEHATRYERAQEFVEVVTKLWDSWEDDAFIRDQESGVYFEADKLHIPHHKGKHFSVRGPLNVARPVQGYPVIVQAGSSEAGQELAAQTAEVIFTAQQTLKEAQEFYTSVKGRLAKYGRSPEHLKIMPGIFPVIGSTEQEAKEKYDQLQELVHPLVGLGLLGWVYGGKDLSGYPLDGPAPEFPDDTNGSKSRLKLVSDLANRENLTLRELYLAIAGARGHRTIWGTPQQIADQLEEWFVNDGADGFNIMPPYLPGGLEEFVDLVIPELQRRGLFRTEYKGQTLRENLGLPRPANQFSNITNSAELVGVSV; translated from the coding sequence ATGACTACGAAAAAGAAACAATTGAGGCTGGGTGCATTTTTACATCCGACTGGACATCATATTGCGGCTTGGCGGCATCCCGCAGCGCAAGCGAATCCTCTGAATTTTAAGCATTATAAGCGGTTGGCACAGACAGCCGAACGGGGAAAATTTGATATGATTTTCCTGGCGGATGGGGTAGCGGTGCGGGATCATAGTTCTGATGTAGAGGGTTGGAGCCGTAACGGGAAGCTTGTACATTTTGAACCTCTGACGCTGCTGTCGGCTTTGTCTGCGGTGACAGACAATATTGGCTTAGTGGCGACAGCCTCCACAACTTATAATGAACCTTTTCATATTGCCCGCAAGTTTGCTTCCTTAGATTATCTTAGTGGTGGTCGGGCTGGGTGGAATGTTGTTACTTCGGGAACGGAAGCCGAAGCGAAGAACTTTAACAGAGAAAAGCATTTAGAACACGCTACACGCTACGAACGCGCCCAAGAGTTTGTCGAGGTTGTCACCAAACTGTGGGACAGTTGGGAAGATGATGCTTTTATCCGTGACCAAGAATCAGGGGTTTACTTTGAAGCTGATAAACTGCACATTCCGCACCACAAAGGCAAACATTTCTCTGTACGCGGCCCCCTAAATGTCGCCCGTCCGGTGCAAGGATATCCGGTGATTGTGCAAGCTGGTTCTTCGGAAGCTGGTCAAGAACTCGCCGCCCAAACCGCAGAGGTAATATTCACCGCCCAACAAACTCTCAAAGAAGCACAGGAATTTTATACCAGCGTCAAGGGGAGATTGGCTAAATATGGACGTTCCCCTGAGCATCTCAAGATTATGCCAGGGATATTCCCGGTAATTGGTAGTACTGAGCAAGAAGCCAAAGAAAAATACGACCAACTTCAGGAGTTAGTCCATCCGTTAGTAGGTTTGGGACTACTAGGATGGGTATATGGTGGCAAAGATTTATCTGGCTATCCTTTAGATGGCCCAGCACCAGAATTTCCTGATGATACTAACGGTAGTAAAAGCCGCTTGAAGCTGGTATCTGATTTGGCAAATCGCGAGAACTTAACACTCAGAGAATTATACTTGGCGATCGCAGGTGCAAGAGGTCATAGAACTATTTGGGGTACACCACAGCAAATTGCTGACCAGTTGGAAGAGTGGTTTGTCAATGATGGGGCTGATGGTTTCAATATTATGCCGCCTTATTTACCTGGTGGTTTGGAAGAGTTTGTTGATTTGGTGATTCCCGAATTACAACGCCGGGGTTTGTTCCGCACAGAATACAAAGGGCAAACCCTACGGGAGAATTTGGGACTACCAAGGCCAGCCAACCAGTTTAGTAATATTACGAACTCTGCTGAATTAGTAGGTGTATCTGTATAG
- a CDS encoding deaminase — protein sequence MNDKFMLAALAQSKKALPECLPNPPVGCVIVHAGEIVAVGYTHSPGKHHAEADALTYIQGQDLAFLQMYITLEPCSFQGRTPSCALAIAKDPHIQEIYVSLVDPDPRNQGKGLDILQAVGKIVHIGLCAEEVNHFLEKYLLKGLKL from the coding sequence ATGAACGATAAATTTATGCTGGCTGCTTTAGCTCAAAGCAAAAAAGCTTTACCAGAATGCTTACCAAACCCACCAGTAGGTTGTGTCATAGTTCATGCTGGCGAGATAGTAGCAGTAGGATATACCCATTCACCAGGAAAGCATCATGCTGAGGCTGATGCGCTTACTTACATTCAAGGTCAAGATTTAGCGTTTTTGCAAATGTACATCACTCTTGAACCTTGTTCTTTTCAAGGACGCACACCCTCTTGTGCTTTGGCGATCGCCAAAGATCCACACATTCAAGAAATATATGTCTCGCTAGTTGATCCAGATCCGCGCAATCAAGGTAAGGGATTAGATATTCTCCAAGCAGTAGGGAAAATAGTTCATATCGGATTATGTGCTGAGGAGGTGAATCATTTTCTAGAAAAATATCTATTAAAGGGTTTGAAACTGTAA
- a CDS encoding transposase family protein, with amino-acid sequence MISIFDYIQKYPRRAKQLLGISYDQFTDLVNYAKNSHEEEQLKLEQKKVRIHRRGGGRKELLSIPEQVCLCLFYLRQIPTFEVLGIMFGISKTLSNDTFHYWRKILRKILPSSLIEQVENKEGDLLIIQEILTNFKLLVDSVEQPIDRPSDNEEQKKFFSGKKKQHTIKNQIVSLPEGKDIIDVTVGSPGPTADIKLFREQQTKFDEKQEFTGDKAYQGGNNITTPHKKKRKQQLNEQQKEENKALSSKRIFVEHLIRIVKIFQVASQRFRLNADVYNEIVLLVCGLVRLRIGTFVLPNSAIN; translated from the coding sequence ATGATTAGTATATTTGATTATATACAAAAGTATCCACGAAGAGCAAAGCAACTTTTGGGGATTAGTTATGACCAATTTACTGACCTTGTAAACTATGCTAAAAACAGTCATGAAGAAGAACAACTCAAATTGGAACAGAAGAAAGTTAGAATACATCGTCGTGGAGGTGGACGCAAAGAATTATTATCCATCCCAGAACAAGTATGTTTGTGCTTGTTTTATCTGAGACAAATACCCACATTTGAAGTTTTAGGAATAATGTTTGGTATATCAAAAACTTTATCTAATGATACTTTTCATTACTGGAGAAAAATATTACGTAAGATTCTCCCTTCTAGTTTAATAGAGCAAGTAGAAAATAAAGAAGGAGATTTGCTCATTATACAAGAAATATTAACGAATTTTAAGTTGCTAGTTGATAGCGTAGAACAGCCTATAGATAGACCATCTGACAACGAAGAACAGAAAAAGTTCTTTTCGGGAAAGAAAAAACAGCATACTATAAAAAACCAGATAGTTTCCTTGCCAGAGGGAAAAGATATTATTGATGTTACAGTAGGCTCTCCAGGGCCAACAGCAGACATAAAATTATTTAGAGAGCAACAAACAAAATTTGATGAAAAACAAGAATTTACGGGAGATAAAGCGTATCAAGGTGGGAATAATATTACTACCCCTCATAAGAAGAAAAGAAAACAACAATTAAATGAACAACAAAAAGAAGAAAATAAAGCTCTATCAAGTAAGCGTATATTTGTTGAGCATTTAATACGTATTGTAAAAATTTTCCAAGTGGCATCACAAAGATTTAGATTAAATGCTGATGTTTATAATGAAATAGTTTTGTTAGTTTGTGGTCTAGTAAGACTGCGAATTGGCACTTTCGTATTACCGAATAGCGCCATAAATTAG
- a CDS encoding ATP-binding protein, whose protein sequence is MSPIGKGTGLGLSISYQIIESHNGQINMISDPLWGTEFNINLPITQ, encoded by the coding sequence ATTTCTCCAATTGGTAAAGGAACAGGTTTAGGATTATCAATTAGTTACCAAATTATCGAGAGCCATAATGGTCAAATTAATATGATATCCGATCCATTATGGGGAACCGAATTTAACATTAATTTACCTATAACGCAATGA
- a CDS encoding arsinothricin resistance N-acetyltransferase ArsN1 family B: MKATIRLANENDASQMLVIYAPIVRETAISFELEPPSETEFQQRIKNYQQQMPWLVCEINGEVVGYAYASPYRPRAAYQWSVESSVYVGEKYRRQGIAKALYTTLLKLLQLQGFYNVVAAIALPNQPSVALHEAFGFVPVGVFPRVGYKFGKWLDIGYWQLSLQPELSFLTDSNSTQPVNPPLSVSAIQQSPLWDEALTNGVLLLRV; the protein is encoded by the coding sequence GTGAAAGCGACAATCAGACTAGCCAATGAAAACGATGCATCACAAATGCTGGTAATTTATGCACCCATTGTCCGCGAAACGGCAATTTCCTTTGAGCTAGAACCGCCTAGCGAAACGGAGTTTCAACAACGGATAAAAAACTACCAACAGCAGATGCCTTGGTTAGTTTGCGAAATTAATGGTGAGGTTGTTGGCTATGCTTATGCTAGTCCTTATCGTCCTCGTGCAGCGTATCAATGGTCTGTAGAATCTTCCGTATACGTCGGTGAGAAATATCGCCGCCAAGGAATTGCCAAAGCCTTGTATACTACTCTGTTGAAGTTATTGCAACTGCAAGGATTTTATAACGTTGTTGCTGCGATCGCTTTACCCAATCAACCCAGTGTAGCTTTACATGAAGCCTTTGGTTTTGTGCCTGTGGGTGTTTTTCCTCGAGTTGGGTATAAATTTGGTAAGTGGCTTGATATAGGATATTGGCAATTATCTCTGCAGCCAGAACTATCTTTTTTGACTGATAGCAACAGCACACAACCTGTAAACCCGCCGCTTTCTGTGTCAGCAATCCAACAATCGCCTTTGTGGGATGAAGCATTAACAAATGGTGTTTTGCTGCTACGAGTTTGA
- a CDS encoding zinc-binding dehydrogenase, translating into MSKIRAVVVDPNVSGRLVLRDVDAPTPAANEAVIRVAAISLNRGEVRRSTTAAAGWRPGWDLAGVVETPAADGSGPAAGTRVVGLLRSGAWGELVSVPTHSLAELPASVSFEQAATLPVAGLTAYHALLKGSSLLGKSVLITGASGGVGYFAIQLARLSGAQVVAHIRRPEYESFVKDAGAHAVIIGEKLSQESEYGSYHLIIESVGSDILGTSLGWLAADGTVVLFGTSGGTEVTFNAQRFYGTGGASLYGLILFHELQRESASVGLQRLLRLVEAGQLRPHINIEANWTQIADVAQKLLDRQYPGKAVLHISN; encoded by the coding sequence ATGAGTAAAATACGTGCCGTTGTTGTTGATCCCAATGTATCAGGTCGTTTAGTACTGCGTGATGTTGATGCACCTACTCCAGCTGCTAATGAAGCAGTGATTCGAGTAGCAGCAATTTCTCTCAACCGTGGAGAAGTCAGACGTTCCACCACCGCTGCGGCGGGTTGGCGGCCTGGTTGGGATTTAGCTGGTGTTGTAGAAACGCCTGCGGCTGACGGTTCAGGCCCAGCCGCGGGAACCAGAGTTGTTGGTTTACTCCGTTCTGGTGCTTGGGGGGAATTGGTATCAGTACCCACCCACTCACTAGCAGAATTACCCGCTTCAGTATCTTTTGAACAAGCTGCGACATTACCTGTAGCGGGTTTAACTGCCTATCATGCCCTGCTCAAAGGCAGTTCACTATTAGGAAAGTCAGTATTAATTACTGGTGCATCTGGTGGCGTTGGCTACTTTGCTATTCAACTAGCACGGCTCAGTGGCGCACAAGTTGTAGCACATATTCGCCGTCCAGAATACGAATCTTTTGTCAAAGATGCTGGTGCCCATGCTGTAATTATTGGTGAAAAGCTTTCACAAGAAAGCGAATATGGTTCTTATCACTTGATTATTGAGTCAGTAGGTAGCGACATTTTAGGCACATCTCTTGGTTGGTTAGCAGCAGATGGTACTGTAGTGCTATTTGGTACCTCTGGAGGTACAGAAGTTACATTTAATGCCCAGCGTTTTTATGGTACAGGTGGCGCAAGTTTGTACGGTTTAATCTTGTTCCATGAATTACAACGGGAGTCAGCATCCGTGGGATTGCAAAGACTTTTGCGTCTAGTAGAAGCAGGTCAATTGCGTCCTCACATTAATATTGAAGCTAATTGGACACAAATTGCTGATGTGGCACAAAAGCTACTTGACAGACAGTATCCAGGTAAAGCTGTATTGCACATTTCCAATTGA
- a CDS encoding TauD/TfdA family dioxygenase: MTSQYFDIKPIAGRIGAKILGVDLNTNLSDEIISDIRKALVKHKVIFFREQNIDANQQIAFARRFGELTTAHPTVPALPDNPEILDLNYSKTVARANNWHTDVTFVDRPPLGSVLRALVIPPSGGDTIWANSVTAYQDLPTPLRDLADQLWAVHSNAYDYAAAVVDVPEAVRAYRDVFTSTVYETLHPVVRVHPESGERGLFIGGFVRRIRGLSQNESDEIIKLLQAYVTRPENTVRWRWRVGDVAFWDNRATQHYAIADYGDQPRHVQRITIVGDIPVGIDGKQSEAIKGDSSVYNRREAALV; encoded by the coding sequence ATGACTTCACAATACTTTGATATCAAACCAATCGCTGGACGTATCGGTGCAAAAATTCTCGGTGTTGACCTGAATACTAACCTCAGCGATGAAATTATCAGCGATATTCGCAAAGCTTTAGTTAAACACAAAGTTATCTTTTTCCGCGAACAGAATATTGATGCTAATCAACAAATAGCTTTTGCTCGTCGGTTTGGTGAATTGACTACAGCTCACCCCACTGTACCTGCACTTCCAGATAACCCAGAAATTCTTGACCTGAACTACAGCAAAACTGTAGCACGTGCCAATAACTGGCACACAGATGTCACATTTGTAGACCGTCCCCCTCTTGGTTCTGTGTTGCGAGCGCTGGTTATTCCCCCATCTGGTGGTGACACAATTTGGGCAAACTCCGTCACAGCTTACCAAGATTTACCAACTCCATTGCGTGACCTTGCAGATCAACTTTGGGCAGTACATAGCAACGCTTACGACTATGCAGCAGCTGTAGTAGATGTTCCAGAAGCAGTCAGAGCTTACCGCGATGTCTTCACCTCAACTGTATACGAAACCTTGCACCCAGTTGTACGTGTTCATCCGGAATCTGGTGAACGAGGATTATTTATTGGTGGTTTTGTGCGCCGCATTCGGGGATTATCACAAAACGAATCCGACGAAATTATCAAATTATTGCAAGCTTACGTGACTCGCCCAGAAAATACAGTGCGTTGGCGTTGGCGAGTTGGTGACGTAGCTTTCTGGGACAACCGCGCTACTCAACATTATGCGATCGCAGATTACGGCGATCAACCCCGCCATGTTCAGCGAATCACCATCGTTGGCGATATCCCAGTTGGTATTGATGGTAAACAAAGCGAAGCCATCAAAGGTGATTCTTCTGTATATAACCGCCGCGAAGCAGCGCTGGTATAG
- a CDS encoding sulfurtransferase: MDLRYFLARLKKPKFFTALAVFFAVLVIVPLLPFSAFSANPRANIQFVSSNWVAKNSQDPNLRILDVRNFPLDYIEGHLAGAVNIADTAFRGPREGLPVQYWNNQKLGQIFANSGLTNNSRVLVYSDGRDVLGATMVAYLLERSGLKDIAVLDGGYTGYKAANDVTKEFPKYSVGKFTVRDNPSVRVSLDDVKKLIGKPGVTFIDPRPEKLFRGEENIWIRNGHIPGARNIPWVTFMDAQNPHKLKSLDEIKKILTDKKIDPKNDIIVSCSTGREATLQYVVLKHLLGYPKVRIYEGSWTEYSAQKDLPVATGDEKLT; encoded by the coding sequence ATGGATTTAAGATACTTCTTGGCAAGGTTGAAAAAACCTAAATTCTTTACTGCATTAGCAGTATTTTTTGCTGTTCTAGTGATTGTTCCTTTATTACCATTTTCAGCATTTTCAGCTAATCCTCGCGCTAATATTCAGTTTGTTTCATCCAACTGGGTAGCTAAAAATTCTCAAGACCCAAATTTGCGAATTTTAGATGTCAGAAATTTTCCTCTAGATTATATAGAAGGACACCTGGCTGGTGCTGTAAATATTGCTGATACTGCTTTTCGCGGCCCAAGAGAAGGTTTACCAGTGCAGTATTGGAATAATCAAAAGTTAGGGCAAATATTTGCAAATTCAGGATTAACAAATAACAGCCGCGTGCTTGTATATTCAGATGGTAGAGATGTTCTAGGTGCAACAATGGTTGCTTATTTACTAGAACGTTCTGGATTAAAAGATATTGCTGTATTAGATGGTGGCTACACAGGTTATAAAGCTGCTAATGATGTCACCAAGGAATTTCCTAAATATTCAGTTGGTAAATTCACCGTCAGAGATAACCCTTCAGTTCGCGTCAGTTTAGATGATGTGAAAAAACTGATTGGTAAACCAGGAGTTACATTTATTGATCCTCGACCAGAAAAATTGTTCCGAGGAGAAGAAAATATTTGGATACGTAACGGACATATTCCTGGAGCGAGGAATATTCCTTGGGTGACATTTATGGATGCTCAGAATCCTCACAAACTCAAGTCATTAGATGAGATTAAGAAAATTCTCACAGATAAAAAGATTGACCCCAAAAATGACATTATTGTTTCTTGTAGTACAGGAAGAGAAGCAACATTACAATATGTGGTCTTAAAGCATCTTCTGGGTTATCCCAAAGTCAGAATTTATGAAGGTTCTTGGACAGAATATAGCGCTCAGAAGGATTTACCAGTAGCTACTGGAGATGAGAAATTAACCTAA